DNA from Capsicum annuum cultivar UCD-10X-F1 unplaced genomic scaffold, UCD10Xv1.1 ctg42837, whole genome shotgun sequence:
TTGgtagtaaagaaataaaaaaattatattttaataaattacctgaaccattcagttcaaaaataataaaaagttgggatgaagcaaaaatagttgATACTTTAGGAGTAAGAACAAAATTTTTACAACattggtatagaaacctatgtgaaaaatatagagaagaaataaaaatggaaaaacattaataagaaatttagcatgttgcaaagataaaatagcacctcaatttggatgcgaagaaagatattataagaaaagaaaaagacgtaagaaatataagaaatacaaaaaatcaaaatataaatataagaaaccaagaaaaagatattatgtaaaaaaattataaacataaaagaccatataggaaaaagaaatctataaaagaatgtacttgttataattgcggaaaattaggacatttagctagagattgtaaattacctaaaaacccaaaaaataaacaaatatcataaataaaaatagaaaatacagaatatatgcagatagattatatagattacgaattagaaagtgaagatagtatatatgaaatttcagagaatgaaacagataatgaaatacatagtgaattagatgaattaaatgactgaagaagatataagaataaaccaaataactgaaaaagatataaaaataataacaaaagaagaatatttaaatgaagaaggaacatatccaaaaataatatttgatagtcatttatttgatgaaataaaaggaaaagaattagatttaagtgtagaaaaacatttaaaataccaacaataaaaaagcatatttagtagaagaaaagaagaatactacgtagtaagccaaaaagaacatataatagactgtagatatgcaaaaggtaaagttaatataccactagtaacaaaaatataattaataaagaaataaacgatataaaaagtagagacccaataaaatatgtacaccttgaaggtacagagatattaataaaagcatgtttcagagaaggaatagatacaccaatagaattatacctaacagatgatagaattatGGTATCAgagaattataaaaaaaatatgaaattttgaatCAAAATGATGTTGTATGAGGAACAATTTCAATAAATGAGTTTGtcaaatttttcatgattaaaataatgaaaacacaTGGGAGGTGGATCATAGTCGATGTATAATTTTTACATTTGAAAATAGACGATtcattaaatatatttacattgaaAGTATTTTATTAGCCATGAACCTTCAATaaatcttttatgttttaaataacgACTCATAGATGCTAAAGCACATTCTACATTAATTTTACAatttaagatttttaaaaaacTGTCATTTTCTGCACTGGTCTGACAATAGGAATAACTTTTTCACACCCTAAAGGCTCATGTGCATTAATGCACTTTCAAGTAAATTACGGAGTCATAATAGAGTCTTCGGCAAATGATTCTTCATCTTCATTTCATCTCAAAATAGACCCTACAAACTATATTTGATacactaaagaaaataaaaattcataatattatttgaaatatgataattTAGAACAGTAATCAACATTCAAACAATAAagcatcactactaaaaaaactgaGTTTAGCGATGCGCCATTTTTGTTGCTATCATATGAAAATCCGTTGCTAAATAGAAATAGCGATGGAATAGCAACGGAAATGCTTCTGTTGCTATATTGCTCGTTGCTAGCCTCATATCGACGAAAAAATGATTTTCTTCATAAAATTTGTGAGCCCTTAGCGACGatatattttggttgttgatAGTACCGATCTATTTATCCATTGCTATAGCGTTGCTatttccaaaatttatttttggtgtGGCTAAATTTACGACAGAATATTTTGTCGCTGATCCGTTGCAACATAATTTGATCGCTTGAGCAGCTATATTTAGCGACCAAAGTAGTCATAGTTAGCAACCAAATCTGTCCATCgctaaagtttttcagtagctACGACTCAATCTAGTCACTAATTTATTATCACTAATAGCTATATTTACAAATCATCAGACACTCAAAAAACTTAATTCTTGGAAATCTTCAAATTCGAATTTAGTaccaaaaaaaggcaaaaattcTTTCATTGTTGTGATGTAGATACCAAAATTCAGGTAAAAAGTTACAACACTATTACAAATGGACATTAATACGCCTACTCTTTAGCTTCAAAGTAAGCTGAAGGAGAGAAGAACGTGCTTGAGGGTATCCAAGCTGCTACTCCATCTCCCAATTCAACTTCGAAGCAACTCTTTCATGGCAAGAAACATATTCCTTCAGTTTCTCGACAAGCTCTATTGTTGTTGGCACAGATACAATGACTTGGCGAGCATTGAGATTGATGAAGCCTTCCTCCAAAGCTTTGTCAATAAATGACAATAATGAATTGTAACATCCATTTACATTCGGCAATCCTACCGTCTTATTGTGGATGCTAATCTGTGCCCATGTAATTACTTCAAGTAGCTCCTCAAGTGTGCCATAACCACCTGAAtgcaataaaaattttatttgctGTTAGAATTCTGACTATGTAATTCCAAGTAAATGCCAAACTACACTTGATGAAGCCAAATGGAAAAAGAACATCACTTTCCTTCTTTTGGCAACTTCGTAATTCTAACTTTTCACGTGGTAATGCTCAAGATAACAAGATTAAGATACACTTTGACACATTCTATATACTTCtagtttaagaataaaaatagacTACGAAGCTAAAAAGACTATTTGAACTCACAGAAAAAAATAGACGACATATAGTGAATCTATGCATGAAATCGCAAACTAAAAGCACCTGATGTCCTTTTTCTATTTGCCTTTGGGAATTTGAGTGCAAAAGAGTGAAAATTGGACTAGTAGTGAGTGATTATACCAACCCGGTAAAGTAATAAAAGCATCAGAGTGCCTAGCCATTTCTGCTTTTCTTTGATGCATATCTACAACTGCCGTCACTTCTCGTACTATTTCACTAGTTAACTCTCTAGGCATGAGTGTCTTGGGAATAACTCCAATAACATGCCTACCACCATCATTAATTTCTTGTGAAACCAAACCCATTAGGCCTAGGCTACCTTCTCCATAGACCAAATCAATGTTTCTTGAGATCAATTCTTTGCCTAGCTCAATAGCAGCATCTTGATAACTACTTTTCTTCCCTTGACTACTCCCACAAAACACATAAATTCTCTTGAATTTTGACACCATAGCATCAAATTCTCTAGGTAAGCTCATCTTTAAATTCACGAGCAATTTAAAGGTGAGTGAGCGTGCAAATTTTAATACCTTTTCTCTACGAATCAAAGAGTTGGAGTTCAAAGCACAAAGGTATTCATCAACGGCCCTAACCCACCTGCACAAAAGAAGAAACTGATAACTTTTTCTCTTCATGGATATCATACTACTACTAAATTAGTCACTAGACAATTTAATACAAGGCGTGAAGGGATACAAGAGATACTCA
Protein-coding regions in this window:
- the LOC124891989 gene encoding cytokinin riboside 5'-monophosphate phosphoribohydrolase LOG3-like, which translates into the protein MVSKFKRIYVFCGSSQGKKSSYQDAAIELGKELISRNIDLVYGEGSLGLMGLVSQEINDGGRHVIGVIPKTLMPRELTSEIVREVTAVVDMHQRKAEMARHSDAFITLPGGYGTLEELLEVITWAQISIHNKTVGLPNVNGCYNSLLSFIDKALEEGFINLNARQVIVSVPTTIELVEKLKEYVSCHERVASKLNWEME